In Citrus sinensis cultivar Valencia sweet orange chromosome 3, DVS_A1.0, whole genome shotgun sequence, the sequence GCAATTGAAAGaactaaaggaaaaaaaaggtgagTGTAAAATACAGAGAAACTCGTACGACCAGATAAGGATAATAAGTTTTtgcattttgcattttttttttcatttgagaACCTTAGAAATGCACCGTACATCAAATATCAACCAGGCTGTAACAAACACTTGAGCTCAAGAagacataataaaaaattaagtacatTTAATCTATTTACTGCaccaaaaataattcataatcaaattcaaatattactGCTCTGTGATTTAAATGGAAACCACAACGAAGACAAGCAAAACTTTATTATGCGTGTATCTGTGAAATTCCAACCCCTTCAGGAGGCCTGaatgagaagagaaaaattgagAGCAAGAAAATATGAGAGAACAAGAAAATATGGAGGGCAACAAAACCACATAGTTTTCTAGTGTCACAAGACAATATCATTTGAGTATGAGCAGTGTTGAATAGTTAGTATCAATACACagataataatatttgagGAGGAACTTCAAAACTGAATAACTACAGCAGCTAGATTTGGATATAAATAGCCTCCAAAATACTATTATCATTTATCAAACTGAATAACTACAGCAGCTAGATTTGGATATAAATACATATGTTGAGGGGAAAAATACTTAAGCTTACAGTAGAAAGAGAGACAAAAGAGAGGTTAACATGTAGAAAGTTCATTCTAGACAAAGAACAAAATCTCTTGACCCAGCCTGTCCGGCCTACCTTCAACCACTTTTCACCATAAAAATTATACATGATACTCGTAAGTAGTAACCCTGAGCTCAAGAAACTGACATATCTGTGatctgaaatatttttttcctgcAAAACCATTCCCTGTCTTGGTGTAAATAGTGTAactcaatattattattattattagttttgatAAGAGTGTAACTCAACATTATTACATAATGCATTGAAAAAGCCAAATATAACACATCCATCAACTATTTGAGAATAGCAGCACATAAACAGAAGGCAAAGGACAAATAAAAGactgaaaagaagaagaagaagcccTTAAATATTGGCTCAAAGCTCATCTACAggaaatgaaaaaatacataaaagcaACAGCTACCTTCTCAATCTGTAATCCAGCAAACTATGAGGTATCTCTTTGTTTTATCTTGTCATTATATGAAGCATTTGCTGATTAACCTACAACAGTGATGTTCACGTAGGTTAATACTCATTAAAACAAAGAAGAtagatataaataataaatttctgtATCAACAATACCTACTGCCAAGCAGGCAAACCATCCACAAAATACATCTTCAAAATCTCGATAGGAATGCTAGAAAGATCACATCAACATTCTGTTTTTACTAGAAAGGAAAAAACTGAAATCTTAAACCAACCTGACTgtgatcaaatataaattaataggaaACTACTCAAAATTGGAAGAGTTATTGACATTCCCAGTTCCAACAACCAGGCAATTGGGCAGACCATAACACAAACATAGTACAAAAAACcacataaaataaacaatcagaAAGCGGCACagaattaatttgtaaaatatgaGGATGATAAAAGAACATTGGTAGATATCTGAACAGAAACAACGGTAACAAGCATTCTGTACAGCTCCAGTTTTAGCAAGCCAGCATAGACATTTATTGACCTTAACTTCACAGGTATTTCACATGTTGGAAATACTGAATTTAGGTAACAAAGAGGTTATAAGCACAATGCACTATGCTTTCACACAAAAAAGAGACAACATACTTGAAACTCTTGAAGTACCTCCAACCCTGGATGAATTATTTCCTGAGACACATACTAGTGAAGAAAAGGAATAAAGGcccaaaaaagaaaggtcaacaaattttgaaagcaAAACAACTATGGAGGAATTGGatcaaggataaaattgatcACACCAAATATGTTGTATGggaaaaatcaataaattaataattgatgtCTAAATGAACTTCGATGATACACAAATTACAAATTGTATTGGCACAGAGTGAATGATGAATTACAAGTTCTGGGATTAAATCCCAAGAGGCAAGTACAAGTAGGATGGAGTAATGCATGTAAGCAAGATTATCTCATCCATCCCAAGGTGTTGACTGAAGTCACTCCATATATCAAGGTTGCATGCGAGCACATATGACAGAGAATTCTGCTTCCTTCGATGACTCACCTTCCAATCAATAAGGTTTATTCTGTTTGTTGTCTCTTTTAAGCTGAACTTTCAATTTCTTACCTCCTAATTGGCATCCATTCATCATGGCAATAGCATTTTGAGCAGAAGCTGGTGATTCGTAACTGACAAAACCTGCAAATAGAGGCTCACTGAGAGAGATATCCATGCATCAATTGCTACAGGTCCAAATCAACAGTGTACTTACCGAAACATTTGCTTACACCAGTTGCTTTATCGACAAAAACCTTGGCACTCAAGACCCTACCAAATGCTTGAAAAGCATTGCCAAGCTCTTGGTCACCAAATTCTTGAGGTATgtgataaatgaataaattagcaCCAGGTGGACCTAAGACAGAAGACACCATAGTTAACAGAACAAGCCTCTGAGATACACCATTAGAAAACAAAACTAGTGAACTGAATAAATAGATAAGAAACCTTCAATCTGACCACCAGAACCTGTACCACCACTGGACGAAGTTGATGGGTTACTGTTTGCAACTGCAGGTGAGACTGAACCAGGTGAATTATTCAAAGGTCGGTGACCCAACATTCCTCCAGGATATGGCATGGGATACTGAAGACCAGGCACAGCAGGATAACCAGAGCCCACAAAACCTGAAGGAGGCATAGCATAATTTCTAGGCCCCATATTAGAAGAAAGATCAGGACTAGCTCCACGCATTGCATTTCCTTGATTTACAGGGGGAATTATGCCATGGAAGCCAGGCTGATTCTGCATTGGTGGCAGGCGGTACTGCATAAGTCCATAGCTTCCGGAAGCCTATGTAGAGAACCAAACAGGaagcaaataaatcaattttggaGTTGAATCTATTAAATCATGGAAGTGCACTAAGACGAAATAGGGAATTAAGATACAAGTTCAGAGGAGTTCATTAcataagaataaataaaagtacagAAGAGTTTTTAAAAAGTTCAGCTTAGGTCCAAGGCAAAAAATTGACTCCaaacaaaggaaaaaatagCAAGACTTACCTGATACCCGTAACCATTATACGGGGGAGCATACCCCATGGGCAAAGCTCCAAACAAAGAGGGATGTTGTGAATCAgcatttggtaaattattGGCCTGGGACTGAGCTTTCTGGGCTCTGCGAGCTTGTCTTTCCTTCTCCGTATCTGCCCATTTGACAACCAAAGGCACACTTGAACCCTAATAGAACCAAAAGATTGTAATCAGATAAAGTCACTGTAGCCGTATTAATCTCAAGCCTCCGCATCAGCAAATGGTAGCCGCAAACTCAACTCGACAACTTCAAAGATAATACAGCAGAATAAGACAATATAATACGCAAAATTTAGCAGGTTGAAGTTGATTGCTGTTGGCTTAGTTTAGATTTGGCAATAAGCAATTATTTTCCATCTGTTGTTGCTGTTATCTGTGGTCAACCTactgaagaaatgaaaaaagggAAGAGTGTTCAACATCTTGCAGGCTATTTTGAGGCAGAAAAGGTAGATACAAACCTCAGAAGTCAGGTCCAAAGCACCTAAAAACAATTATCAGCATAATCATACTAAAAATGCACCAGGCTCCTTAAACACCAGAGAGAATAAGAATATATCTTGGAAACAAGCACCAACATTCCAGGGCACTCATTTGAagataaattttcaaacacaaaaatcaaataaataaagacaaaCCTCCATTTTATGCTTTCCATTGATAGCCTCTAGAGCAGCCAGGGCTTGTTCTTTGGTCTCATATTTCAAAAATGCACAACCTGCCAcaagggtaaaaaaaaaaacatggtATAACATCacataagttttaaatttcagtTGTTTGGAAACAATCAAGCATtgggaaaatatatatatatatatggaacaGATAACTCAGGATCTTAGAAGAAGTACCTTTGCTTGTTTGTTGAGAACctcttaaaatttgtaaatcctTTATTGTTCCATAGATTGAGAATAGGGCAGAGACTTCAGCTTCAGAAACATTCTTTGGCAGCATACCAATGAAGAGTTTGTGTTCTAAATTGCAAAGACAGTAAAAAGCTATTCATGAGAATACTTAAATCCAATTCAAAAGTTGAAACTTTATTAAAAGGATCAGCATCACAAAACTGTGAACCTCTGCTACAACTGGACAAAAAACTTGTCTAAGCATTTATTATTACAGTAAACATATCATACCTAGCCTTTCCAGTTCACCATCCGCATATTTCACTTGCAATGGACTAGATGCCTGAAATGTACAAAGAGCAAATTGATTTTCAGTTAGAGAGAGAATTACAAAAGCATCAAACCTAAAGAAGAGAATGACACAAGTAGTTGAAAGTTAGCAATGAGCTAGGGCAACAGAGATGAATAACCTGAATGAATAAGTACTTAGtcaattttttcatgattGAACTTTCAGAAGTTttttcataattgaattgaagCAAATTGGCCAAAATATAAGGTCAGATCAACTAGTATGCACAACAAGAAGCCACCAGATGTGTTGCTCAGGCAAGTACTTGAAGGTTCAGTGAGACCCACAAAGGGTTTCAGCATTTCTAGCACCTTGTAGCAGAAGCACACAAGGGAGGATCTGCTTTAACTCTGGCCAAACTACCAATACTTTAAACATGATTCCTGGTggaaaatcatattaaaattaaaatgctaCAAGAATGTCATACTTATAAACAAACTCAGAGTGATGGTCTTCCATGACATACTTGTTAGTTATAATCTTCTTTTGCCATTGTTGAACTTACAACCAAATTTGCATTGGCAGTTCACTAATGATTCTAGCACAACTTTATTCTTAGGAGagtgtttttgtttgttaccATTATCCTTAGATCGGTGCGTGAAAATATCAATCAGTTTTTGTAAGAAACTTTTTAGTTAGCTCTTTTTAAtggatttcaattttattttgaaaaatttacttttgacTCATTTCTCTACCATCATTTTTAGCAATCCACTGCTAGATATCGATATCCGGCCTTgttttcaatataaaaaattgacaGATCATATAGAAATCTGCTAAATTCATTTCACTAAATCCATTACTTCTTTTTAACTCCTTCAAAAATTCTGATGTGTGAATATGGCCATGCATAACCTTCAGCATGATAGTTTTTTAAGTCActgaacaaaaatattttaaagaagtaACACCTTCGAAAAGGGACATATAGGTCTTAATAGCCCCAGTGTCCAACTCTAAATGAAAAGGAAAGCATAAAGATCAGGCCACAAGCCCAGACAGTTTGCTCTGATTGAGACACATAAGACAGTAACTTGCTTCAACTTTTAACCCTTCCTATATCAGGAACAggctttaaaatatttggaaaatatttaaaaatgaagGTTATATATGGCATAATCTTTTCTTTCATATCTTTTGACAAGCAGCAAATGTTAgaactttgaattttcttttccccaaCAATAATAAGTAATTATGTATGTATCGTTAGCCAATTCAATATAACTAATTTATAGTCTTAAGCATTTATTACTCATAATAACAACAAATCAGACTGTTAACTAATCTAGACATACATATCAGCAACTCAAGCAGTTAATTTAAGTTCACAACTGGAATATAATGCACAAGGTTCACAAACTGTAACAGTTAGACACTACACATCAGCTTAAGCACTGAACTATATTAGAAGATTCTATCCAGTTCATTAGATCTAAAGATCGCTAAAACTGGCAACAAAAACATAAACTCCAACATCACTAACTGATAATGTGGCACACAATCCAACAggaaaacacaaaatttgAATGAATGAACTAACCCCTGGCAAAGTCTTCTTGTTATGACAGGCATTGACCGCCTTATCGGCCTCTTGCCTCGACGGACAAATCACAAAACAACATCCTAAAAACGAAAAAAACACTCTAAGATTAGGGCTCAAAACACACAAAACGACGACGAATCATgcattcaacaaaaaatttgaaagaaccGAATAAAACGAGCGgagttaaaaggaaaaaaaatgaccaCGGGAGGCGCGAGTAGTCTTGTCCTTGATGATGTTGACTTCGTCAACGAGAGCGAACTCTTTGAACATTGCCAGGAGCTGAGCTTCCGTCATGTGTTTCGGCACTTGACCCACGAACAGCTTCACTCTTTCTTCGCTCgattttttctcctttttacTCTCCGCCATTAATGCCTGTTCACAAAACAACACAAACACGCGCGCTCTACAAGACTCTCTCTCTACTTGTCTCCGTTTCTCTCTGGTTCTGGTCCTTTGCCtctgtttctctctctaaaattttGCTAGTTTTGCGTTttgctttctctctctataatttgtatttattttttattttttttctttttcgttcGTGGAGTCGTcgccttttgtttttgtttggggAAATTTGGAGATATCTGGATGGCAAAGTTGGATCTTCggaaaatttaatataattaaattgatccTAAGTGGGCTTTTTTTTGGAGTTATTTACGAGATTAGCCCTACAGCTGCTTCATTTGTGGGCTTGATTATTTCTTCACCTGTACACTTTGGGAGTTGAAGCGAGAACTGTTGGATTGCTTTAatgacgattttacccttcCATCCCCGGATCAATTTTCTGTTGAGCGGGAACAATGAACAGATGGATTAATGAGTGGCCTCGTGGATCATGTGGGGGCAAATGCCTCTCCTTGGAGTTATTCGAAGATTtgaactatttaattatcaatccGCTAGTCTTAGTtggattaatttatatattatatccATTATTATCGATCgccattaaatttaattaattgtgcaCTTGGAATAAGTTTGATCCATAAAAgagtatattattattattattaaaaaactcTAAATTATATAGCTGTTTCTGTTATTATATCTCACTATTTGCCAACAAATTAGTAGTTATAATTCTTCTAAAGACGTTgactttcttttaaaatagtaaaaacaaaattaaaagacaaaagaagtACATAAGctgattttttaatatatccTTATAAAACGAGTTTTAAGACAAAATATATTGTGAACCATAAGAACTATAACTCGTTTCATAGGAATGtattaatgaaattgaatttggcattaatttaaacttatttttatttttttcaaagatatCGCACCCACttatgcttttataataatttttaagtgaatttatatatgtacattttatttaatatccacttattaattataattttgtattatactTACCCATAAATCAATAAGGTACTATTAGATATTAAGGTTAGATAGCtatagtttaaaatttatggcactaaaatatttagtaaatattatctagtataacttaaaaattaaattgatttgatctatcacttatataataaaaaaaatataatatttttattatttttttcaaaatttttatttaaaaatcttatttacgacacattattaattttaattttataatcataattttttttctatacaCTACGTTAATATAAAATAGCACATAAATCTACAGGATTATAGTGGTAGTCCAAGTGGCTTGATTGCCAAATTTATATAGCCATAATTGGGTAGGCCGACTTTTACTAGTTATATATGGTTTAGCGGCGGAGAAGAGAAACACGTTTTTCCCTCCACCCTTTTTGAATTTAACCGCTAATGACATGTCTTGCTGCTGGGCCGTGACTCATGAATCAGCCGTAAACTTAAAGAGTCGGACACTCTCCATAATTGGCTTGATTGGCccttttttgccctttttctttttttactctACTTCACTAATTTACTCTTTCTAATTGTAGTCAAGATTAAGCAATAAATACACCCGCATGAACTTTTGGAAATAATAATCCTATTTGTCTTTTGTAAAcaattaagaaagaaatagaaagCGTCTTATCCCCCTTTTCAGTTGATTCAAGATTCGTCGAGTTAGTACAGCTTGAAATGGGTCCCATCCAAATGTACAGGGAGCCATAGGTCCGCGAGAGTCTACACACCCATATGTTATGGTATATTAGGCTATGCTAAAAACAGCGCTGCTATTTATTTGAAGTTAACCCCGAATTTGCACCTTGAATGTAAAACATATCGtttggattaaattaaaa encodes:
- the LOC102623068 gene encoding RNA-binding protein BRN1 isoform X2 yields the protein MAESKKEKKSSEERVKLFVGQVPKHMTEAQLLAMFKEFALVDEVNIIKDKTTRASRCCFVICPSRQEADKAVNACHNKKTLPGASSPLQVKYADGELERLEHKLFIGMLPKNVSEAEVSALFSIYGTIKDLQILRGSQQTSKGCAFLKYETKEQALAALEAINGKHKMEGSSVPLVVKWADTEKERQARRAQKAQSQANNLPNADSQHPSLFGALPMGYAPPYNGYGYQASGSYGLMQYRLPPMQNQPGFHGIIPPVNQGNAMRGASPDLSSNMGPRNYAMPPSGFVGSGYPAVPGLQYPMPYPGGMLGHRPLNNSPGSVSPAVANSNPSTSSSGGTGSGGQIEGPPGANLFIYHIPQEFGDQELGNAFQAFGRVLSAKVFVDKATGVSKCFGFVSYESPASAQNAIAMMNGCQLGGKKLKVQLKRDNKQNKPY
- the LOC102623068 gene encoding RNA-binding protein BRN1 isoform X1; translation: MAESKKEKKSSEERVKLFVGQVPKHMTEAQLLAMFKEFALVDEVNIIKDKTTRASRGCCFVICPSRQEADKAVNACHNKKTLPGASSPLQVKYADGELERLEHKLFIGMLPKNVSEAEVSALFSIYGTIKDLQILRGSQQTSKGCAFLKYETKEQALAALEAINGKHKMEGSSVPLVVKWADTEKERQARRAQKAQSQANNLPNADSQHPSLFGALPMGYAPPYNGYGYQASGSYGLMQYRLPPMQNQPGFHGIIPPVNQGNAMRGASPDLSSNMGPRNYAMPPSGFVGSGYPAVPGLQYPMPYPGGMLGHRPLNNSPGSVSPAVANSNPSTSSSGGTGSGGQIEGPPGANLFIYHIPQEFGDQELGNAFQAFGRVLSAKVFVDKATGVSKCFGFVSYESPASAQNAIAMMNGCQLGGKKLKVQLKRDNKQNKPY